Proteins encoded within one genomic window of Synechococcus sp. PCC 7335:
- the tatA gene encoding twin-arginine translocase TatA/TatE family subunit, whose amino-acid sequence MPVSVYDSDSKAACLGASDMFGLGVPEMVIIGVVAVLVFGPKRIPELGGALGKTLRGFKDEMDRPDDEGDDYFEEEK is encoded by the coding sequence ATGCCTGTGAGCGTCTATGATAGTGACAGCAAAGCTGCGTGTTTAGGAGCTAGTGACATGTTTGGGTTAGGCGTACCAGAAATGGTGATTATTGGCGTGGTCGCTGTACTGGTGTTTGGGCCAAAGCGGATTCCTGAACTAGGCGGAGCACTCGGCAAAACGCTTCGGGGGTTCAAAGATGAGATGGATAGGCCAGATGACGAAGGCGATGACTACTTCGAAGAAGAAAAGTGA
- a CDS encoding cysteine desulfurase family protein produces the protein MSRPIYLDCNATTPVDPQVLSAMLPFFTDYFGNPSSLNHSYGWEAEASVGQARKILAEVIAADPVEIVFTSGATEANNLAIKGVAESYMSTGRHLITVQTEHSAVLEPCRYLETLGFEITYLSVQPDGLVELQALADAFRPDTILVSVMTANNEIGVLQPIKKIGEMCRERGVLFHTDAAQAVGKIPLNVDKMHIDLLSMTAHKLYGPKGIGALYVRRKNPRVQISPQLHGGGQERGIRSGTLYPPQIVGFGEAVRLAVAEMETETQRLKSLRDRLWQHLQAIPGIYLNGHPTRRLPNNLNISFDGIDGNALLLEIRDAIAISSGSACSSLKAAPSHVIQSLGRSHDQAKATLRFGLGRHTSLEEIERAATIVRQAVRSQRQTATEIAV, from the coding sequence ATGTCTAGGCCAATTTATCTGGATTGCAACGCGACTACACCCGTCGATCCGCAGGTACTGTCGGCGATGCTGCCTTTCTTTACTGACTATTTTGGCAATCCGAGTAGCCTGAACCATAGCTACGGATGGGAAGCAGAGGCAAGCGTAGGACAAGCAAGAAAGATTTTGGCAGAGGTGATCGCAGCCGATCCCGTTGAGATTGTCTTCACCAGTGGTGCCACCGAAGCAAACAATCTCGCGATTAAAGGCGTAGCCGAATCCTATATGAGCACAGGTCGACATTTGATCACAGTGCAGACAGAGCATAGCGCCGTTCTAGAGCCCTGTCGCTATCTAGAAACCTTGGGGTTTGAGATAACTTATCTATCGGTTCAGCCTGATGGATTAGTCGAGTTACAGGCGCTAGCAGATGCCTTTAGGCCCGATACCATTTTGGTCTCAGTGATGACTGCGAATAATGAGATTGGCGTGCTGCAGCCGATTAAAAAGATTGGAGAGATGTGCCGTGAACGCGGCGTTCTCTTTCATACCGACGCAGCCCAAGCCGTTGGCAAGATACCGCTAAACGTGGATAAGATGCACATCGATTTGCTCTCTATGACCGCACATAAGCTCTACGGCCCCAAAGGGATTGGCGCACTTTATGTTCGTAGAAAGAATCCTCGGGTGCAGATCTCACCTCAGCTACACGGCGGCGGTCAAGAAAGGGGCATCCGCTCAGGTACATTGTATCCGCCGCAGATTGTGGGATTTGGTGAAGCGGTGAGATTGGCCGTAGCAGAAATGGAGACGGAAACGCAGCGGTTGAAGAGCTTGCGCGATCGCCTTTGGCAGCATCTGCAAGCTATCCCTGGCATCTACCTCAATGGTCACCCTACGCGGCGATTGCCTAATAATTTGAATATCAGCTTTGATGGAATAGATGGTAATGCGCTGCTTTTAGAGATTAGAGATGCGATCGCTATTTCATCTGGCTCGGCCTGTAGTTCTCTAAAGGCAGCGCCGTCCCACGTTATCCAGTCATTAGGGCGTAGCCATGACCAGGCTAAAGCAACGCTGCGATTTGGATTAGGCAGACACACTAGCCTAGAAGAGATTGAACGAGCCGCCACTATAGTTAGGCAAGCTGTCAGGTCTCAGAGACAAACAGCTACTGAGATAGCAGTGTAA
- the priA gene encoding primosomal protein N', which translates to MDQTEQKVKTMWADVLVDCPGTANRAFDTYIYRVPSELVVSSGDIVGVPFGAQLIGGVVIRILTCLPNQVSAEAIKPIESVINKAFFTKGYWQLLIRVEDYYQTPLIRIVRAALPPGLLSRTQRRVRLCQSISSETVKLSGYQSKLSQSALLLIETLNNSETKDYSWQYLKQKIRAPRRTGTATQALQQLLRLGWVESYLATPRSPQPQKRQAVFLTRTIESPASGLTARQQELVHGLARCGGELWLSDALQQLKTTSQTLKKIEALGYLVIAPRERLRSSSHSTALPDQPKQLTQDQSAALSQIQQIQGYEEVLLHGVTGSGKTEVYLQAIAPHVQARKSALVLVPEIGLTPQLTDRFRSRFGELVCVYHSGLSEGERYDTWRQMLSGEPQIIIGTRSAVFAPLPNIGIIILDEEHDSSFKQDQPMPCYHAGLVARWRAELENCPLVLGSATPSLETWIRFKPLPAPLPQPNDSVEGEFPDSARLLGSTPSQIPRRGHYLCLPTRVHAQPLPPIEIVDMRKELHEGNRTIFSRTLQTALETLVETGNQGILFIHRRGHSSFVSCRSCGHVMECPNCDVSLSYHQTHAEAAARLQCHYCGVSQAHPSKCPKCLSPYLKKFGSGTQRVVNDLAKYLPQIKCIRFDSDTTRNKGAHRALLARFARGEANLLVGTQMLTKGIDLPQVVLVGVIAADGLLFMPDFRASERAYQTLTQVAGRAGRGEQPGRVIVQTYSPENAVIQALRGSSTEDEQGISMPQLEKKPMAKQQAIKPQMIDQYEQFLQQELRDRAELQYPPFGRLILLRLSGLEPETVEKAAARLADKLEAINLEVTPLEATDKNTAASYELLGPVPAPIHRVARRYRWHILLKLAPKAPLPNLTRLRPPKGISLTIDVDPLNLS; encoded by the coding sequence ATGGATCAAACCGAGCAAAAGGTTAAGACTATGTGGGCCGACGTTTTGGTGGATTGTCCTGGGACTGCCAATAGGGCTTTTGATACATATATATACCGTGTTCCTTCGGAGCTGGTAGTCAGCTCAGGTGATATCGTCGGGGTTCCCTTTGGGGCTCAGCTGATAGGTGGAGTTGTTATTCGTATACTTACCTGTCTGCCCAATCAGGTGTCTGCTGAGGCTATCAAACCAATTGAAAGCGTTATCAACAAGGCCTTCTTTACTAAAGGATATTGGCAGTTATTAATCCGTGTCGAAGACTACTATCAAACACCATTAATTAGAATTGTGCGGGCAGCATTACCTCCTGGATTGTTGTCTAGAACACAACGCCGAGTCAGACTCTGTCAATCAATATCTTCAGAGACTGTCAAGCTATCTGGCTATCAGTCAAAGCTCTCTCAATCAGCACTTCTCTTAATAGAAACTCTGAATAATTCAGAAACAAAAGACTATAGCTGGCAATATCTAAAGCAAAAGATCAGAGCGCCCAGGCGAACAGGAACGGCCACTCAAGCCTTGCAACAGCTACTACGCTTGGGGTGGGTAGAGAGCTATCTAGCAACGCCCCGATCGCCTCAACCTCAAAAACGTCAGGCAGTCTTTCTCACTCGTACTATCGAGTCGCCAGCATCAGGACTCACCGCTCGTCAGCAAGAATTAGTTCACGGTTTGGCACGATGCGGCGGCGAGCTATGGCTAAGTGACGCCCTTCAGCAGTTAAAGACGACAAGCCAAACCTTGAAAAAGATTGAGGCGCTAGGCTATTTAGTCATTGCGCCAAGAGAGAGGCTGCGCTCAAGTAGTCATTCAACCGCCTTACCTGATCAGCCCAAACAGCTGACTCAAGACCAGTCGGCGGCACTCTCTCAGATTCAACAGATCCAGGGATATGAAGAAGTGCTACTACACGGTGTCACTGGATCAGGCAAGACAGAAGTATACTTGCAGGCGATCGCGCCTCATGTTCAGGCCAGAAAGTCAGCGCTTGTCCTCGTTCCTGAAATTGGTCTAACACCACAGCTGACCGACCGCTTTCGAAGTCGCTTTGGAGAGTTAGTCTGTGTCTACCACAGTGGCCTTTCCGAAGGGGAACGTTACGACACCTGGCGGCAGATGCTATCGGGTGAGCCACAAATCATCATCGGCACTCGCTCAGCCGTCTTTGCCCCGCTGCCAAATATTGGCATCATCATTTTGGACGAAGAGCACGACAGCAGCTTCAAACAAGACCAGCCGATGCCCTGCTACCATGCTGGCCTAGTAGCCAGATGGCGCGCAGAATTAGAAAACTGTCCGCTGGTTCTAGGCTCAGCCACGCCTTCACTAGAAACCTGGATACGATTCAAACCACTCCCTGCCCCTTTGCCTCAACCGAACGATTCTGTGGAAGGAGAGTTCCCAGACTCTGCTAGGCTGCTAGGCTCTACCCCATCTCAGATACCTCGCCGAGGCCACTACCTCTGCCTTCCCACCCGCGTCCACGCCCAACCGCTTCCCCCAATCGAGATCGTCGATATGCGTAAGGAACTACACGAGGGCAATCGGACCATCTTTAGTCGAACATTGCAAACTGCCTTAGAGACTTTAGTTGAAACAGGAAACCAAGGGATTTTGTTCATCCATCGGCGAGGACATAGCAGCTTTGTGTCTTGCCGTAGCTGCGGTCATGTCATGGAATGTCCTAACTGTGATGTGTCACTGTCATATCACCAGACTCATGCTGAAGCGGCAGCTCGATTGCAGTGTCACTACTGTGGGGTTAGCCAAGCTCACCCAAGTAAGTGCCCTAAGTGTCTATCCCCCTATCTCAAGAAGTTTGGCAGCGGTACCCAACGGGTGGTCAATGATCTAGCTAAATACCTACCGCAGATAAAGTGCATTCGTTTTGATAGTGACACGACTCGGAATAAGGGTGCGCATCGAGCGTTGTTAGCCCGGTTTGCTAGAGGGGAAGCGAATCTGCTGGTAGGCACCCAAATGCTCACTAAGGGGATTGATCTACCACAGGTGGTTTTAGTGGGCGTCATTGCGGCAGACGGATTGCTATTTATGCCAGATTTTCGGGCGAGCGAGCGAGCATATCAGACGCTGACTCAGGTAGCAGGTAGGGCCGGCAGAGGTGAGCAGCCAGGACGGGTAATCGTGCAAACCTATAGCCCAGAGAATGCGGTAATTCAGGCCCTAAGGGGCTCTAGCACCGAGGATGAACAAGGAATCTCTATGCCTCAGCTTGAAAAGAAGCCAATGGCAAAACAACAAGCGATAAAGCCGCAGATGATAGACCAGTACGAGCAGTTTTTGCAGCAAGAGTTACGCGATCGCGCTGAGCTTCAGTATCCTCCTTTTGGCCGTTTGATTCTGCTACGGCTCAGTGGGCTAGAGCCTGAGACCGTAGAAAAGGCCGCCGCTAGGCTAGCGGATAAGCTAGAAGCTATCAATCTAGAAGTGACACCGCTAGAAGCCACAGACAAGAACACCGCCGCTAGCTACGAACTACTAGGTCCAGTCCCTGCCCCAATCCACCGAGTGGCCCGGCGCTATCGCTGGCACATTTTGCTAAAGCTCGCGCCCAAAGCGCCTCTGCCTAATCTGACTCGTTTGCGGCCCCCCAAAGGAATTAGCTTGACGATTGACGTTGATCCGCTGAATCTGTCTTGA
- a CDS encoding glycosyltransferase, with the protein MRKLLFLLPGTTQSFFAGGLTAELNTLKLAQQICEAEVVTYRQREANTLFLEDLLSEPIDHSCIFVVSWGFDVPKLLKRLGDRPTIYHAHSTGYGFVVPPSVPILAVSNNTMGYWGEKALGSLIYLLPNEISPAFENRQMLRDIDVLVQTRKSSEYLLKQLLPALKKRCHVVVLDSYVEDLIRLFNRTKVYLYDSAEYWGKYRLSEGFGLPPMEALACGVQVFSSVNHALSDYLDPGFNCQKIAGYSTHYDTHRILQTVNRWESFTPTPDSFFAPYRRENLVPRLTTILTEINAFFDYQATASSSDIPQLTRLRIAQLNVKRILSKFK; encoded by the coding sequence ATGAGAAAACTACTATTTCTATTGCCTGGAACGACCCAAAGTTTTTTTGCTGGCGGGCTCACCGCTGAACTTAATACCCTAAAGCTAGCTCAGCAGATTTGCGAGGCAGAAGTTGTCACCTATCGTCAGCGAGAGGCGAATACCCTTTTCTTAGAGGACTTATTGTCAGAGCCAATAGATCATAGCTGCATCTTTGTTGTTAGCTGGGGATTTGATGTACCCAAGCTACTGAAGCGCCTGGGTGATCGCCCCACTATTTATCACGCCCATAGCACTGGCTATGGTTTTGTTGTTCCACCTAGTGTGCCCATACTAGCTGTTAGCAATAACACGATGGGCTACTGGGGTGAAAAGGCATTAGGCTCATTGATTTATCTTTTACCTAATGAAATTTCACCTGCTTTTGAAAACCGCCAAATGCTAAGAGACATCGACGTTCTAGTCCAAACCAGAAAGTCTTCTGAGTATCTACTCAAACAGCTCTTGCCCGCTCTAAAAAAGAGATGCCATGTTGTTGTATTAGACAGCTATGTAGAAGATCTCATTAGGCTATTTAACCGGACAAAGGTGTATTTATACGATTCGGCTGAATACTGGGGAAAATATCGACTCAGTGAGGGATTTGGGCTGCCCCCGATGGAAGCACTTGCCTGTGGCGTTCAAGTATTCTCCAGCGTAAACCATGCGTTATCTGACTATCTTGACCCAGGATTCAACTGTCAGAAGATAGCTGGCTACTCTACTCACTACGACACCCATCGAATACTCCAAACCGTGAACAGATGGGAAAGCTTTACCCCCACTCCTGATTCTTTCTTCGCGCCTTATCGTCGTGAGAATCTAGTTCCCAGATTGACAACTATACTAACGGAGATTAATGCTTTCTTTGACTATCAGGCCACTGCGTCATCGTCAGATATTCCTCAGCTCACCCGTTTGCGAATCGCCCAGCTGAATGTCAAAAGAATCCTCTCCAAGTTTAAATAG
- a CDS encoding serine/threonine-protein kinase, protein MEKVSPNVPQKIRLGTIKASFLQLSAMAIFSSNSVITERLDGRYEDLRPIGQPFGYQQMLAHDARQNRSVVIKSIRLEKSTTASDIDCFKRETHLLKSLDHPTIPRYLESFRLETAEGTALVLVQSDRGGQTLAQQVAAGKQHSEAEVRLIAKQLLQGLVHLHQKGLIHRDIRPSNITVSTSNRVTGTHQTTIQAAWLNLGTARPVSEQRPGTLVGTYGYVPIEQVRAQATFASDLYSLGATLIYLITGSHLGELPCNGLPVKFTCASTKISSDFQQWLNWLIEPQICDRPASAKQALGALNHLPLAMLKQRIWKPTKAQVMPVPITPGGRNRYQPFFTKIQSQRKLNAFRLTIRPPGLQSKQACQALPPLLFGSALLALALHMVDWFDFSPAMPSSLKGLAVIAAAGLGMMGATYGFRFLRNGLRQLDIALLRRIYIEIKDDVLLISQKHWLRSPSYLVNAKRENIYHISALSDGNAIRILTNHNRTEKSSSYYKLTIHDGAITQRDIRWLTSLLNDWYNSPVK, encoded by the coding sequence ATGGAAAAAGTTAGCCCGAACGTTCCTCAAAAAATTAGGTTGGGAACAATCAAAGCAAGTTTTCTTCAACTGTCAGCAATGGCTATCTTTTCTTCTAACTCGGTTATTACGGAACGCTTAGATGGGCGTTACGAAGATTTGCGACCGATTGGCCAACCCTTTGGCTATCAGCAGATGCTAGCTCATGATGCACGCCAGAATCGCTCTGTTGTAATCAAGTCCATCAGGCTAGAAAAGAGCACAACCGCTAGTGATATTGACTGCTTTAAAAGAGAGACTCACTTGCTGAAATCTTTGGATCATCCAACGATTCCTCGCTATTTAGAGTCTTTTCGCTTAGAGACAGCCGAAGGCACAGCGCTAGTGCTAGTGCAGTCTGATCGAGGAGGTCAAACCCTAGCGCAGCAGGTAGCAGCAGGCAAGCAGCACAGTGAAGCTGAAGTTCGCCTAATCGCTAAACAACTTTTGCAAGGACTGGTTCATCTTCATCAAAAAGGACTTATCCATAGGGATATTAGACCTAGTAATATCACTGTCTCTACCTCTAATAGAGTGACAGGTACCCATCAAACCACTATTCAGGCAGCCTGGTTAAATCTTGGAACGGCGCGACCGGTTAGCGAGCAACGGCCCGGGACATTGGTTGGAACCTATGGCTATGTGCCCATAGAACAGGTTCGCGCCCAGGCCACTTTTGCCTCAGACCTGTACAGCTTAGGGGCGACTCTGATCTATCTGATAACGGGCTCTCATCTAGGCGAACTGCCATGTAATGGACTACCGGTAAAATTCACCTGTGCAAGTACCAAGATTAGTTCTGATTTTCAGCAGTGGCTCAACTGGCTGATCGAACCGCAGATATGCGATCGCCCTGCCTCTGCCAAACAAGCCTTAGGCGCGCTCAATCATCTCCCTTTAGCGATGCTTAAGCAGCGTATTTGGAAGCCCACGAAAGCGCAGGTAATGCCTGTTCCCATCACCCCGGGCGGACGTAACCGCTATCAGCCCTTTTTCACTAAAATTCAGTCTCAGCGAAAGCTCAATGCTTTTAGACTGACCATTCGTCCACCAGGCCTACAGTCAAAACAAGCTTGTCAGGCGCTACCGCCGCTTCTATTTGGCAGTGCTCTACTAGCCTTAGCGCTGCATATGGTTGATTGGTTTGATTTTTCGCCAGCTATGCCGTCAAGTTTGAAGGGGTTAGCTGTGATCGCGGCAGCAGGTTTAGGGATGATGGGTGCTACCTATGGCTTCCGCTTTCTGAGAAATGGACTGCGACAACTAGACATTGCGCTGCTAAGACGCATCTATATTGAGATCAAAGACGACGTATTACTAATCTCCCAAAAGCACTGGCTGCGATCGCCCAGCTATCTAGTCAATGCCAAAAGAGAGAATATTTACCACATCAGCGCATTATCTGACGGCAATGCGATAAGGATCCTCACTAATCACAATCGAACAGAAAAATCTTCTAGCTACTACAAGCTAACCATCCACGACGGCGCAATCACTCAACGAGATATTCGCTGGCTAACTTCTTTGTTAAACGACTGGTATAACTCGCCTGTTAAATAG
- a CDS encoding HAD-IIB family hydrolase, with amino-acid sequence MAPQALAATYGQHFWQDIRLVATDMDGTLTRAGEFTPALLKAFELLGRHDIDVMIVTGRSAGWVSAIVNYLPVVGAIAENGGLYIDKQSGDSRILSDIPCFSQHRDCLETLFNHLRKRYPDLCPSVDNPYRITDWTFDIDSLTQRDLDWMHATCSAERMDFTYSTVQCHIKVKGQEKAIGLNKALRQEFPEMTATSVVTVGDSPNDASLFDPDHFPYSVGVANVSHYLTVLAHTPTYITTAPEVGGFVELVNQLTKSRSDL; translated from the coding sequence ATGGCCCCACAGGCATTAGCCGCTACTTATGGGCAACACTTTTGGCAAGATATCCGTTTGGTAGCGACGGATATGGATGGTACGTTGACCAGAGCAGGAGAATTTACGCCAGCGCTGCTAAAGGCGTTTGAATTGCTTGGACGGCACGATATCGATGTGATGATTGTAACAGGTCGATCGGCAGGGTGGGTAAGTGCGATTGTAAACTATTTACCTGTCGTTGGTGCGATCGCCGAAAATGGGGGTCTCTACATAGACAAACAAAGTGGTGATTCTAGAATTTTATCTGATATCCCTTGCTTCAGTCAGCACCGCGATTGCCTAGAAACCCTCTTTAATCATCTACGCAAACGCTATCCTGACCTATGCCCCTCAGTTGACAACCCTTACCGCATTACTGACTGGACCTTTGATATTGATAGTCTGACTCAGCGTGATCTCGACTGGATGCACGCTACCTGTAGTGCCGAACGGATGGACTTTACTTACAGCACAGTGCAGTGTCATATCAAAGTCAAAGGCCAAGAGAAAGCGATAGGGCTAAACAAAGCGCTGCGGCAGGAATTTCCAGAGATGACAGCCACTTCGGTTGTGACCGTGGGTGATAGTCCAAACGATGCTAGCCTATTCGACCCGGATCATTTCCCCTATTCTGTTGGCGTTGCGAATGTCTCTCACTATTTAACGGTGCTAGCGCATACGCCGACCTATATCACCACCGCACCCGAGGTGGGAGGGTTTGTTGAATTAGTGAATCAACTTACGAAGAGTAGATCAGACCTTTAA
- a CDS encoding ABC transporter permease, with amino-acid sequence MAQETRRSLFGGLFGSKSSKSSPLTISVMLMYIGIAITAIFVFVALFAPLMQSWGWIQDPTAGLTNPIHEPPSAAHWFGTSRQGYDVFSRTLFGTRAAWRVVLLATAMSVVVGVPLGMLSGYLGGKIDRALLFLMDTIYTLPGLLLSVTLAFVVGRGVLNAAVALSIAYVPQYYRVVRNHTVSVKTELFIEAAQSMGASTWAVLSRYLFLNVVQSVPVLFTLNAADAVLILGGLGFLGLGLPESVPEWGDSLRQALDALPTGIWWTALFPGLAITMMVTGLSLIGEGLNEFINPLLRRENWD; translated from the coding sequence ATGGCTCAAGAAACGCGGCGTAGCTTATTTGGTGGATTGTTTGGCAGTAAATCTAGCAAGTCTTCGCCGCTGACCATTTCGGTGATGCTGATGTATATCGGTATTGCGATCACAGCAATCTTCGTCTTCGTAGCGCTATTCGCGCCGCTGATGCAAAGCTGGGGCTGGATACAAGATCCGACCGCTGGCCTGACTAACCCAATTCATGAACCACCCTCGGCAGCACATTGGTTTGGCACTAGCCGCCAGGGCTATGACGTATTTTCTCGAACGCTGTTCGGCACTAGAGCTGCTTGGCGAGTAGTGCTGTTAGCAACGGCGATGAGTGTGGTGGTAGGCGTTCCTTTAGGAATGCTCAGTGGCTATCTAGGTGGCAAAATAGACCGGGCACTGCTGTTTCTTATGGATACGATCTACACGCTGCCAGGGCTGCTGCTGTCAGTAACGCTAGCATTTGTCGTTGGTCGCGGCGTACTAAACGCGGCAGTGGCGCTGTCGATTGCATATGTGCCGCAGTATTACCGGGTGGTGCGTAACCATACGGTAAGCGTGAAGACAGAGCTGTTTATCGAAGCGGCGCAGTCTATGGGCGCATCTACATGGGCAGTTCTTTCTCGCTATTTGTTCTTGAATGTGGTGCAAAGTGTTCCTGTTCTGTTCACGCTAAACGCGGCGGATGCCGTTTTGATCTTGGGGGGTTTGGGTTTTTTAGGCTTAGGGCTACCAGAGTCCGTGCCCGAGTGGGGCGACTCTTTACGACAGGCGTTGGATGCATTACCAACTGGGATCTGGTGGACAGCTCTGTTCCCAGGATTGGCAATTACGATGATGGTAACCGGACTATCACTCATCGGCGAAGGACTCAACGAGTTTATCAATCCTTTGCTGCGCCGCGAAAATTGGGACTAG
- a CDS encoding LysR family transcriptional regulator encodes MSGKPAKTLRDKVKLSQLKMLIAVATTGSFSEAALQLDVSQSTVSHSVAALEDALGVMLIHRGRQRASLTPVGDRIYTQALATLALIDDMAQEAARARGTDGGLVRIGAFRSLASEILPGAIAHLHEHHPTIQITIIEYDGKRELIDSLQEGKVDLVFADLVLSGDCETFLLMEDPIVALLPPNRLDIPSQLSWDDLRQHSLITSSSDCCKGITVHLQQASPPVKIDYFIANDSTAVSMTRQGLGITLLPELATRPVPDEVRVAQLPFNITRPLGISWLKGTLLTPATYAFLDTFRHLEKKHQSGISPYAKEPAYGKRS; translated from the coding sequence ATGTCTGGAAAACCCGCAAAGACGCTACGAGACAAAGTTAAGCTTTCGCAGCTCAAAATGCTGATTGCCGTTGCGACGACTGGTAGCTTTAGTGAGGCTGCTCTGCAGCTAGATGTTAGTCAGTCGACGGTAAGTCATAGCGTAGCAGCCCTAGAAGACGCGCTTGGGGTGATGCTGATTCATCGGGGCCGGCAACGAGCGTCTTTAACGCCTGTAGGCGATCGCATCTACACTCAAGCATTAGCAACCCTAGCGCTGATCGACGATATGGCGCAAGAAGCTGCTCGGGCTCGCGGCACAGACGGTGGCTTAGTGCGGATTGGCGCCTTTCGAAGTTTGGCCAGCGAGATCTTGCCAGGTGCAATCGCTCACCTGCACGAACATCATCCCACTATTCAAATCACCATTATTGAGTATGACGGTAAGCGTGAGCTCATAGATTCATTGCAAGAAGGCAAAGTTGACTTGGTTTTTGCGGACCTAGTCTTGAGTGGAGACTGTGAAACCTTCTTACTCATGGAAGATCCTATCGTTGCACTACTCCCACCGAATCGTTTAGATATTCCATCTCAGCTCTCTTGGGACGATCTGCGACAGCATTCATTAATAACCTCATCTAGCGACTGCTGTAAAGGGATCACCGTGCATCTTCAGCAAGCTAGCCCGCCCGTCAAAATAGACTACTTCATTGCTAACGATTCCACCGCTGTTAGCATGACCAGACAAGGGCTTGGCATTACCCTACTACCCGAGCTAGCTACCCGGCCTGTTCCCGATGAAGTTCGAGTTGCCCAGCTGCCGTTCAATATCACGCGTCCTTTAGGCATTAGCTGGCTTAAGGGTACGCTGCTTACCCCTGCGACTTACGCTTTTCTAGATACTTTCAGGCATCTAGAAAAGAAACATCAAAGTGGAATATCGCCATATGCGAAGGAGCCCGCGTATGGTAAAAGAAGCTAG
- a CDS encoding RNA polymerase sigma factor, RpoD/SigA family, producing MTASKSSNISPTKLGASSTTVVGPAVAPEQIDNDLSSASVLIRQESRRQGSSDSHSESLLLKIWNASDDDSDDDDDNQYADSTTLLDVDEDEESDDLDDDLESSDLDDLDDQAIPEVGVLESDAAIDGSDAIQYSVQYSDKATASTRYRKAANDDAVGAFFKEMARYPLLQPTEEIELARQVRIIVEIEDYSEKASETLKRRPTHAELATAFGYTEGQLRQKLRQARAAKRRMIRSNLRLVVSIAKRYLNRGVPFLDLIQEGALGLNRAAEKFDPDKGYKFSTYAYWWIRQGITRTIANDARTIRLPIHIVEKLNKLKKAQRELRKELQRTPTEVEVAAALEMTPEQLRTLQQVQRKSLSLNHRVGKGEDTELMELLEDGNSLSPESQISESMMRQEISDVLTEVLTEREKEIIALRYGLTTGETHTLEEVGGIFQLSRERVRQIQTKAMRKLRRPQVAARLKNWLR from the coding sequence ATGACAGCCTCAAAATCTTCTAACATCAGTCCAACTAAGTTGGGTGCAAGCTCGACTACCGTCGTCGGTCCAGCTGTCGCACCAGAGCAGATAGACAACGATCTTTCTTCGGCCAGTGTCCTCATCCGGCAAGAAAGCCGTAGACAGGGATCTAGTGATAGCCACAGTGAAAGTCTATTGCTAAAAATTTGGAATGCTAGTGATGATGACTCAGATGACGATGACGACAATCAGTATGCTGACTCGACTACTCTTTTAGATGTAGACGAAGATGAAGAGAGCGATGATCTAGATGATGATTTGGAAAGTAGCGATCTCGACGACTTAGACGATCAGGCAATTCCAGAAGTGGGCGTTTTAGAGTCTGATGCGGCTATAGACGGCTCGGATGCTATCCAGTATTCTGTCCAATACTCTGATAAGGCTACGGCATCTACTCGATATCGAAAAGCAGCCAACGATGATGCTGTGGGTGCTTTCTTTAAAGAGATGGCTCGCTATCCCCTTTTGCAACCAACTGAGGAGATTGAGCTGGCTAGGCAAGTTAGAATCATTGTAGAAATCGAGGACTATTCAGAAAAAGCCAGTGAAACCCTCAAACGACGTCCTACCCACGCAGAGTTAGCTACTGCCTTTGGCTATACAGAAGGGCAGCTTAGGCAAAAACTTCGTCAGGCTAGAGCTGCTAAGCGTCGAATGATACGATCAAACCTGCGTTTAGTTGTCTCAATCGCTAAGCGCTATTTGAACCGAGGCGTCCCATTTCTCGATTTAATTCAAGAAGGTGCGTTAGGTCTTAATCGCGCTGCTGAAAAGTTTGATCCCGACAAAGGATACAAGTTCTCTACCTACGCTTACTGGTGGATTCGACAGGGCATCACTCGAACTATTGCGAATGATGCACGTACTATTCGTCTGCCGATCCATATTGTTGAAAAGCTCAACAAGCTGAAGAAAGCTCAGCGTGAACTACGAAAAGAGCTACAGCGCACGCCTACTGAAGTAGAAGTCGCTGCTGCATTAGAGATGACCCCTGAGCAGCTACGCACGTTGCAGCAGGTTCAAAGAAAGTCTCTGTCTTTGAATCATCGAGTAGGCAAAGGCGAAGATACTGAGCTAATGGAGCTGTTGGAAGATGGCAATTCTCTCTCTCCCGAATCGCAGATTAGCGAATCGATGATGCGTCAAGAGATCTCGGATGTGCTCACCGAGGTGCTCACAGAAAGAGAAAAGGAGATTATCGCTTTACGCTATGGCCTAACGACTGGAGAAACCCATACGCTCGAAGAGGTTGGTGGAATTTTTCAACTTTCGAGGGAAAGGGTCAGACAGATTCAAACTAAAGCTATGAGAAAGTTGCGTCGACCCCAAGTCGCTGCTCGGCTAAAGAATTGGCTGAGATGA